The stretch of DNA CCTGACTGTTGCCTTGCATTTTGACCGTCTGGCTACCGATCAAAGAGCCAATGACTGGAGCGAAGACGAGTGCGTATAACAGTGAGCCCACCAGCACGGCGAAGACGGTTACCGGCAGGTAACCCATAAATTCACCGGCTACTCCTGGCCAGAACATCATCGGCAAGAAGGCTGCCAGTGTGGTGCCGGTGGATGCCAGGATCGGCCAGAACATCCGACCGACAGCTTCCTGAAAGGCATCAGCGCGGGTGTAACCCTCGGCCATTTTGCGATCAGCATATTCCACCATGACGATGGCGCCATCAATCAACATGCCCAGTCCCAGCAGCAGGCCGAAAATGACCATGAAGTTGTAGGTAAAACCGAGCATGGATATGATGATGAAGGCGAAGAAAAATGAGAAGGGCACCGCCAGGGCGACCAGAATGCCGGAGCGCACACCAACCGCTGCTATCACAACAACCAGCACCAGTATCATGGCCGTAGCCATATTACCCTGCAATCCTGAATTCTGTTCAATAACAAGGGGGATCGTGTTATTCAGGTAGGTAATTTCGACGGCCGGGGGGGTCCGGGTACGCAGTTCGCGTACCAGCAGGTCAATTTTATCCATGGCCTGGATCAAATTGGCACCTTTGCGCTTTTGCACATCAAGCGAAATGGCCCGTTGACCGTTGGCGTAGGCATAACGCTCGGCATCTTTGAATGTCCTGCGTACCTCGGCCAGGTCGCTGAGTACAATGACGCCGTCCTGTGTCGCTGCCACGGGAAGATCAAACAGGTCTTCGGCTGTCTCAATCAGCCCGGGCACTTTGACTGAAAAGCTGCCGGAGCCAGTGTTGAGAGTGCCGGCAGGAATCAATCGGTTATTGGTGGTGACAGCCTGTACAAGTTGCTGGTTAGTAATGCCATAACTTTCCAGCTTTGCGGGATCCACGATGATTTCCAGCAGTTCTTCCCGTGCTCCGATCATGTCGGCCGAGAGAATTTCCGGCAGATTTTCGATCTCTCTTTGCAAGGTCTGGGCGATCTGCAGCAGTACCCGCTCGCCAACGCCTGTTCCGCCGATGGCTATCTGCACCACGGGCACAGTTGCCGCTGACACTTCCTGAATAATGGGTTCCTCGGTATCAGTCGGGAAACGTGCCTTTGCGATATCGACAGCATTGCGGATATCCTGAACGGCCAGGTCTGGGTTAAAGCTGACATCAAACTCCGTGATGATGGTGGCTGAGCCTTCGCTGGCAAATGACCGTATCTCGGTAATGCCTTCGACGTTTTTCAGTTCAATCTCCGTCGGACGGGCCAGCAGGCGCTCGGCATCTTCAGGAGAAATTCCGGGGAAAACGATGGTGGTAATAATGACCGGTACAGTGACGTCCGGGTTTAATTCAACCGGAATTGAACGATATGAAGCAAATCCTGCCAGCAGAATGACGGCGAATATACTCAGCGATGTTCTTGAATGGGATACAGCGGCTTTGATGTATCTCATAAGCTGGCCCAGTCAAAATTGGCGTTAACCTGTTGTCCCGGGAATACCAGCTCCTGGCCCAGAGTAATGACCACAACCTGCTCAGGCAGGCCGCTGACCCAGAATCCGGGATTGTCGATACGGGTGCTTTCACCAACTATTTCAACACGGTGGAATTCAACCTGATTATCGCGATTCAGGGCTTTGACACCGATCAGACCTTCGTCGTCCATGGTTAGCGACGATGGCGGGACCAGGTGGGCACGTGTCTCATTGGCGGCAATCAGCACTTCTGTACTGATGCCCTGGCGAATAGCCTTGGATGGTTCCAGCTCAACTTCGATACGATAGCTTCTTGAGATATTGTCGGCTGCTCTTGAAACATAGGTCAGTTCTCCCTGTACACGCTCGCCAGTGACCAGCATACCGGTGACCCGACTGCCAAGTTCGAGTTTTCCCACGTCCTGCTCGGGAACCTGGGCGACCAGCAGCATGGGTTCGTCGTCCATGACAGCGGCGCATTGACCGCCCATATCCATGTAGTCCCCCACTTCAACGGCACGAGATTCCATAATGCCGTCGAACGGTGAGCGGACTTTGGTGCGCTCAACCGCCAGCTCGGCGCGTTGCACAGCAGCCGCTGCTGAGTCATATGCGGCTTTTAACTGAGCCACTGAAATTTGTGATTGCAGATTTCGGCGCTGCAGATCCTGAGCGCCCTCGTATTCCAGGCGGGTCTGTTCAAGACGGCTGATCGCTTCCTGCAGATCCGCTTCTCTGGTGTCCATGGCGATCTCACACAAGATATCACCGGCCGCAACACGTGCACCTCGAGCAACCGGTGTTGCCACAACGCGCCCGGCGGTTTCCGCGCGCACATTGACCAGCCGCGTTGCCTGGGTGCGTCCGCGGACGCTGACGGTCTGCGTGAATGTATCCATGCTCAACCGGCGTGCGCGGACTGTAAAGTCTGCCATGTTGCCACTGGCACTGTTATTATCAGCAATAGCCGTGACCTGGCGCGGCTCGGCATCAGGCTCATAACGGTCATCCACAACCCGCTCGCGCGGCATGAGCATCCATATCACGATAAGGGCGACCAGCCCGACTGCTACCAGATATTGTTTTTTCACGTCAGACTCCGTTTGCTGACTGTATGACTGGATTGTTACAAGTTCATGTAACGAGATTTTTACAACGGCAACGCCGACAGCCCGAATACGGGCCGATCCTCTATTATCGTTGTTTTTATTGTTATGAGGTATACGCTTTCGGTGAGTGCCCCGGATCTTGGGCCGGGCAGTTCAAGGTAAACATCAATGCGCGCCGCTTTATATCATTAAGACCGCTGCTTGCTGAGTGCCAAAAGTCACTGGAGTGCCTGAGCGTGGGGAGTAAGGCCCGGAAATCCGGCTATCCAGACACAGGTTTCTTTTGTAATTTTCGCTGTAACGTGCGGCGATGCATTTTAAGCTGCCTTGCCGTTTCAGAAATGTTGCCATGATTCTCTTTTAATACTTTCTGTATGTGCTCCCATTCCAGACGTCGCACTGACATGGGTGCCTGAAAACTGGCGGCAGCGCCGTCCGCTTCAGGGTTTTGCAGAGCGGCAAGTATCTCATTGGCGTCGGCCGGTTTGGCCAGATAGTTATCGGCCCCCAGCTTGATGGCTTCAACTGCTGTTGCGATGCTGGCGTATCCGGTCAGCATCAGAATATTGCTATCCGGGCAGTGCTCACGCATGAGTGGTATCAGTTCCAGAGAAGAATGTCCGTCCAGATTCAGGTCGACCACAGCCATATCAAATAGTGAGCTGCTGATCAGCATTCGTGCCGTATCAATATCCCCGGCGTGCAGGGTCTCGAACCCGCGTCGCTGAAATGCTCGCAATATGACAGAGGAGAATACCTCGTCGTCTTCAATTAATAAAATCACTTCCTGATTCATGACTCTGTGGACCTGGTATTTTTATTGCCTGATGATTGTACCGGGATCGTCAATGGAAGCTGGATCAACGATCGCGCACCGCCATCTTTCAGGTTAACCATTTCAATGGTGCCCCCGTGGCGCTGAATGGAAGCATTTGCCAGATAGATGCCCAGCCCCATATTACCTTCCCGGGTTGAAATAAAGGGCTCCCCCATGCTCTCCATAATGTGAGCGGGGATGCCCGGTCCGTCATCTTCGACGCTGATCAATAACATCTGTTCATTGACCGAATAATGAACGCGTACCTCACTGTGAGCGGCGCGAATCGCATTTTCTATGATATTGATGAGAGCATGACGGACGGTGATATCTCCGCTGACAAGCTGTTGATGCAGGGTTTTGTCATGTTCAAAGCTGATTCTGGCATTCGGATGGATATTGGTGATGTAGTCACGTATGGCACCCTGGAAATTGCTCACGCGCATCAGTCCCCGATGTTGTTGATCATTCTGATGGTAGATGCGTGTCAGCTGATCGAGCGAATCCTTGCAGCGATTAACCTGTTGGCGCAGCAGGTGGATATCGGCTTTAAGGTCATCTGGTGACAGTTCGTGTGTCGGCTGTTCATCCAGTTCGGTTAGCAGAACCGACATGGTCGACAGGGGTGTGCCCAGGGCGTGAGCCGTGCCGGCTGCCAGCGTGCCGATGGCGACCAGTTGTTCATTGCGCATCTCGCTCTCACGGAATTGTGCCAGGCTGGTTTCACGGATTCGTATCGCAGTTGCCATCCGGCTCACGAACACACTGATCAGTGCGGCACTCACAACAAAAGTCACCCACATACCAACCAGATGCAGTTGAAAACTTTGCATCATATGGTCGCCGTGTGCATCGGTACTGATGCCAATGAACAGAAAGACGGTATAGATAATCATGGCCAGCACAGCGAACAGGATTGCCCACATTGCGGACAACAGGGTGGCTGCCACAGCCAACAGCACAAGCAGGTACGAGATCAACGGATTGGCCGCACCGCCGGTATAAACAAGTAAGACAACCAGGAATAAAAAGTCCAGAGCCAGGTTGATAATCAGAGCATTCTGACTGACCAGCGTTGCCCGGGTGACTTGCAGCCAGCCAGCGATCAGCGAGATTGCGATGCCGGTTAACAACAGCGCGACGATTAGAACAGGCAGATTCAGTGGCGAAAAAAAGTCGAATGCCAGCGCGCCGGTTGTGCCACTGACAGCGACCAGAGCACGCAGCATCAGCAACCTTTGCAGGCCGGTTCGCGGGGAGCTGCGCAGCTCGCCATTAGCCGATGTAAACAGGCTGCTGAATCTGTCAGGTATATCACTCATGAGCCTGATTCTACCGTATAATGCCGCGCATGGAGATACCCTCGCAGAAATTACCTTTCCCGCTGGATGTTTACGCTGCCCTGCTGCGGCAAACCACCGGATGTGTGCCGTTTCTCAGCTACGGATGGCTTGATGAGAACGACGGTGATGATTCGTCGGCGCTAATAAAAGCCCAGAAAAGGGCAGCGGGCGCGCTGCTGAAGGTTATCGATTTTCCGGCACCAGCCGCGGTGCTTGAAGTGGGTTGTGGTCCGGGTAGTTTGTGCGCGATGCTGGGTGAGGCCGGGTATCGGGTCACAGCCATTGATAATAGCCCCGCAGCGGTAACCATGGCCACGGAGACCGTTTCTCAGAATAAGCAGGCTGCCGTTACTGTGGTTCTGGCAGACTTCAACGAGTACTGGCGCCAGGTGCCTGCAGCAAGCTTCGATGTGATGGTCTTTCACTGTAGCGCTCGTTATTTCAATCCAATTACATTAATGGCAGCCGCGGCAACCTTGCTCAAACCGGGTGCACAATTGCTGTTGCTGGACGAGTTCATTAACAACCCTGACGATATCAGACAGCCTCAGATTCTGGCGAAGGGGCAGCATTTGCTGGCCTTGGCTGAGCGAAGCGGGTTTACCCTGACCAGAGATGAAGAGTACTCCACTGAGGTGAGTCGTTTTAAAGCGCTCGCACTGGACTTGTTGGAAAAAAATACGGGCGAGTTGAGCCGACAGACGGCTTATGGGGTTGAAACGCTTTCGACCTTGAATCAGACCTTCGCGCAGGATTTGCAGCGCTGCCTGACTGGTTTTTGCAGCCATCGATTACTCGCCTGGACTGCACCTGCTGAAGCGAGACCATTGCTGGTATTGGCGGCTGATCTGCCGGCCGAGATGTTTGCTGAGGTATTTGAACGCAGCTTTAATGTAGCCTTCGACAAAGCGCTGTGGCACTGGAAGTATGGTCAGGATCGTGGCGCATCCGTCGCTGTGATCAAGAACAACAGTGTGGTGGGTCACTATGGCGGTTCTGCCCGACAAATATTATATTTTGGTACCCCAGAGTTGGCGGTGCAGATTTGTGACGTGATGGTGCTGCCGGGTGAGCGCGGAATGTTCAGTCGTAAGGGTCTGTTTTTCAAGATGGCAGCGGCCATGCTGGAGCAGTATGCCGGTTATTGCGGGGCTCATCTATTGGGCATCGGCTTTCCCAATCTGAAAGCCATGCATGTTGCAGAACGTCTGGGTTTGTATGAAAAAACCGACGAACTCATTCAATTGCAGATCTCTGAGCCAGACTTTGTCCGGGCCAGTCATGTGACACCCGAGCCCGATGTCTCACAGGCAATACATACCCTGGCTCCGACTCTCTGGAATCGGATGGCTGTCGGGCTAACGGATGCCATTGTGGGACTCAGAACACTGGATTATCTCAATTATCGATATTTAGAACGTCCCGGTCAGAACTATCTTTGCTTTCGTATCGACGACGCTGATGACCAATGTCAGGCGCTGGCGCTGGCTCGCGAACACGGTGGTGAATATCTTGTGATGGATCTGATCGGCGAGATCGGAATGCTTGCGGATGCCTTTGAAGCACTCAGCGCCTACGGACTGCAGCAGGGTCTGTCGTTCAAACTATGGATCACGGCTGGACAGGCGGTGCACTTTGAAACAGAGCGTACGAGCCGGGCTCAGTTGGGCATAGAAATCCCCTGCAATTGCTGGAGCAGGGGGCCGGAAGCAAAGATGCTGGCAGGAGCCTGGTGGCTCACTGCCGGCGATATGGACTTTTTGTAACCTGATCAGAAAGTGGCGGTCAGCCTGGCGCGCAGACTGCGCGGTTCAGCCGGGTGAAAATGGATGTCTGCGACAGCATCGCTTTCACCGGGTAATCGTGACTCATAATAGTATGTGATGTCACGGTCCCGACTATCGAACAGATTTAACACTTCCAGGCTGACTGCCACTGCCGGAGTCAATTGTCTTGTAACCTGGGCATTGACCAGGAAAGTCGAGTCTGTGCGCACAGTATTGTCTTCAATCAGAGGGGCAGAACCGAGGTAACGCATGCGTATACCGCCACTCCATCCGGTAGATTGATAGTCATCGACAATAATGCCGAATGAGGCGGTATTGCGAACAGCATTGGCAATGTAGTTGTCAGGCGCGCTGTTTCGTAGCCGGGCATTGGTGTAACTGATATCCGCGTCAATTAACAGCCATTCCAGTGGTGTGTATAAGAGTCCCAGTTCCAGCCCTTCGCGCTGGCTGGCATTCACAGCCTCGGTGGTACCTTCGTCGCCAATATAAATCAATTCTGAAGAAAGACGCAGGCTGAAAGCGCTCAGATGCAACTGAGTTTTGGGCAGGGCAGCTGTGCGTAAACCGATTTCGTAGCCACGCGCTTTGGCTAGCGGGTCAACCGGGTCGACTGGTTCGCCGCTCACCGGGTCTGAACTGATGGTCGCGCCGCGTGCGTCATTGCTGTGAAAGCCTGTTCCCATGCTGAAAAAGGTTTCCAGTGCCGGGGAATGAGTGTAAATGATATTTAATTTCGGACTGACAAGCGTATCGTCGCCGTTACCGCTGTTTGGGCCCAGCAGATCATCAACGTCATACCGGTAGTGATCAGTCCGGACAGCAGCGACTGTGCGAAGTCGTTCACTCCAGGTTTGATTAAGGGATAAATAAGCAGAACTGAGAGACTGTTTCACACGGTCGTCTCGAGTGCTGGCATAGCGCTGTCGTGCAACGCTCTGGTGCAGCCCTACATGAATATCATCGTACCTGTGCTGAAAGCCCATGGTAAGTGTGGTTGGCACGGACAGAGTCTGCAGGTTACGCGAATAGTCACCAGTCAGGCCGGTGACGCGTCGATCATCGGTTTGTTGGAACTGATCGCCCCGCACAGGATCCGCGTCAAAATAGGTGAAGTTGGAAAACAGATCCAGCTCATATTCCATGATATACGCCTTGAGGCGCCAGTTGCCATTGTCTGAAGACAGGTGTTGCCAGTCGGCAGACAGGCTGTGCCTTTCCGAATCGCCGCCGGCCGTGGGATCGATGTTACCCCAAAGACCAATTTGCCCGTTGCGAACAGCGCGTAACGGTATCTGGTCAGTTGCATCCCAGGCATTGGAATAACTCATTGCCGTCAGGCTATAGATATTCCGGGCGTTCTCCCGATGGTATTTGAGGAAACCTTTGCGCTTACTCAGGTTCTGGTCAAGCTCCCAGGGGCCGTGATAGGTGGTCGCAGCGCCGGCGATTGTCAGTTGGCCATCCTGCATTGCAATTGAATGGCCCGCGAACAGTCTTCCATAGTCGTGCCCGCCTGCAGTCAGGTTTACCTCACTGCCATCGAGGTAATCCACGTACTCGAAGTCTGCGGTGCCGGCTGTGGCAAAATCGCCGGCACTCGCGTAATAAGGGCCTTTGCGATATCGCATGCTGTTGATAAGTTCGGGAATGACAAAGTTGATATCAGCATACCCTTGACCGTGACCATGCGATGGCATATTGACCGGCAGGCCATCGACATTGATTGCAAAGTCGGTACCGTGATCAAGATTAAATCCGCGCACGAAATACTGGTTGGCTTTGCCTTCGCCACTGTGCTGTGTGGCAATCATCCCTGGAATGAATTCGAGCAGCTCTGCTGTTCTGGATATGGGGCGAAGATCAAGTTGTTGCTCGTAAACCAGCCCTTCAGTGGCGTTGGATGGTGTCCCTTGCAAGCTGAAATCGGCGCCCAGTACCAGGATTTCTTCAATCGACTCGTTGCCGGGGTTATTTGATTGAGCAAAAACAGGCATGCTGAGAATGCCAAGTATGGCTACGTAAAGATGGCGACGTGTCATAGGGATATCCACTTCGGGCGTTGCAGGAAAAACGAAGACCGGTATTATAGTGCGATGATCGTCGTTTGTATTTTAACTCCATGA from Pseudohongiella spirulinae encodes:
- a CDS encoding efflux RND transporter periplasmic adaptor subunit, with product MKKQYLVAVGLVALIVIWMLMPRERVVDDRYEPDAEPRQVTAIADNNSASGNMADFTVRARRLSMDTFTQTVSVRGRTQATRLVNVRAETAGRVVATPVARGARVAAGDILCEIAMDTREADLQEAISRLEQTRLEYEGAQDLQRRNLQSQISVAQLKAAYDSAAAAVQRAELAVERTKVRSPFDGIMESRAVEVGDYMDMGGQCAAVMDDEPMLLVAQVPEQDVGKLELGSRVTGMLVTGERVQGELTYVSRAADNISRSYRIEVELEPSKAIRQGISTEVLIAANETRAHLVPPSSLTMDDEGLIGVKALNRDNQVEFHRVEIVGESTRIDNPGFWVSGLPEQVVVITLGQELVFPGQQVNANFDWASL
- a CDS encoding response regulator transcription factor, with amino-acid sequence MNQEVILLIEDDEVFSSVILRAFQRRGFETLHAGDIDTARMLISSSLFDMAVVDLNLDGHSSLELIPLMREHCPDSNILMLTGYASIATAVEAIKLGADNYLAKPADANEILAALQNPEADGAAASFQAPMSVRRLEWEHIQKVLKENHGNISETARQLKMHRRTLQRKLQKKPVSG
- a CDS encoding ATP-binding protein, coding for MSDIPDRFSSLFTSANGELRSSPRTGLQRLLMLRALVAVSGTTGALAFDFFSPLNLPVLIVALLLTGIAISLIAGWLQVTRATLVSQNALIINLALDFLFLVVLLVYTGGAANPLISYLLVLLAVAATLLSAMWAILFAVLAMIIYTVFLFIGISTDAHGDHMMQSFQLHLVGMWVTFVVSAALISVFVSRMATAIRIRETSLAQFRESEMRNEQLVAIGTLAAGTAHALGTPLSTMSVLLTELDEQPTHELSPDDLKADIHLLRQQVNRCKDSLDQLTRIYHQNDQQHRGLMRVSNFQGAIRDYITNIHPNARISFEHDKTLHQQLVSGDITVRHALINIIENAIRAAHSEVRVHYSVNEQMLLISVEDDGPGIPAHIMESMGEPFISTREGNMGLGIYLANASIQRHGGTIEMVNLKDGGARSLIQLPLTIPVQSSGNKNTRSTES
- a CDS encoding bifunctional class I SAM-dependent methyltransferase/GNAT family N-acetyltransferase, with protein sequence MEIPSQKLPFPLDVYAALLRQTTGCVPFLSYGWLDENDGDDSSALIKAQKRAAGALLKVIDFPAPAAVLEVGCGPGSLCAMLGEAGYRVTAIDNSPAAVTMATETVSQNKQAAVTVVLADFNEYWRQVPAASFDVMVFHCSARYFNPITLMAAAATLLKPGAQLLLLDEFINNPDDIRQPQILAKGQHLLALAERSGFTLTRDEEYSTEVSRFKALALDLLEKNTGELSRQTAYGVETLSTLNQTFAQDLQRCLTGFCSHRLLAWTAPAEARPLLVLAADLPAEMFAEVFERSFNVAFDKALWHWKYGQDRGASVAVIKNNSVVGHYGGSARQILYFGTPELAVQICDVMVLPGERGMFSRKGLFFKMAAAMLEQYAGYCGAHLLGIGFPNLKAMHVAERLGLYEKTDELIQLQISEPDFVRASHVTPEPDVSQAIHTLAPTLWNRMAVGLTDAIVGLRTLDYLNYRYLERPGQNYLCFRIDDADDQCQALALAREHGGEYLVMDLIGEIGMLADAFEALSAYGLQQGLSFKLWITAGQAVHFETERTSRAQLGIEIPCNCWSRGPEAKMLAGAWWLTAGDMDFL
- a CDS encoding TonB-dependent receptor; this translates as MTRRHLYVAILGILSMPVFAQSNNPGNESIEEILVLGADFSLQGTPSNATEGLVYEQQLDLRPISRTAELLEFIPGMIATQHSGEGKANQYFVRGFNLDHGTDFAINVDGLPVNMPSHGHGQGYADINFVIPELINSMRYRKGPYYASAGDFATAGTADFEYVDYLDGSEVNLTAGGHDYGRLFAGHSIAMQDGQLTIAGAATTYHGPWELDQNLSKRKGFLKYHRENARNIYSLTAMSYSNAWDATDQIPLRAVRNGQIGLWGNIDPTAGGDSERHSLSADWQHLSSDNGNWRLKAYIMEYELDLFSNFTYFDADPVRGDQFQQTDDRRVTGLTGDYSRNLQTLSVPTTLTMGFQHRYDDIHVGLHQSVARQRYASTRDDRVKQSLSSAYLSLNQTWSERLRTVAAVRTDHYRYDVDDLLGPNSGNGDDTLVSPKLNIIYTHSPALETFFSMGTGFHSNDARGATISSDPVSGEPVDPVDPLAKARGYEIGLRTAALPKTQLHLSAFSLRLSSELIYIGDEGTTEAVNASQREGLELGLLYTPLEWLLIDADISYTNARLRNSAPDNYIANAVRNTASFGIIVDDYQSTGWSGGIRMRYLGSAPLIEDNTVRTDSTFLVNAQVTRQLTPAVAVSLEVLNLFDSRDRDITYYYESRLPGESDAVADIHFHPAEPRSLRARLTATF